A window of the Polaribacter sp. HaHaR_3_91 genome harbors these coding sequences:
- a CDS encoding SusC/RagA family TonB-linked outer membrane protein, whose translation MKGTVVDKIDTPLPGVTIVIKGSNKGTSTDFNGNYNISVAKGKTLVFSSIGFQKKEVIVNSTTAKIVLEEDTSVLGEVVITAEFGLKRVKRSIGSSVQHIEGKTIEDSGRENFITALAGRVAGLNVGSTSGNPGASTNVVLRNITSISGNNQPLYVVDGIPMNNSTFDPSGMAGGEFSVRDMDFSSRGNDFNPDDVESITILKGAGAAALYGSDASNGAIIITTKKGTSGKGTVRFSNFLKFSNAYGYPEMQDKYSNGAKGTTNYYYTSKFGGLYPEDTKIYDNLDAILQTGVQQRYNVSVDGGSDKATIRGSFSQLNETGVVKTTKYKRTNLSLSGKAEVTDWLTFEGALQYTNTENNKVRTGTSGPLYRAMLWPRVDDMSNYLAEDGSHMRTPDYYLDVDLLNPLFGMNNNKYYDESDRFISNISLNMTPMKNTFVRAQVGWDVGMQTYVTSTHPYYAYDNAGEGSYNITQSNFSDPTINILGGYSNTYFDDKFSFSGQLGYHQVENGVTRTSSYGSNFIATDFQSINNTDPLTQTSSQRNTKRRVQGISGSFEFGYNNLAFITLRARNDWSSTLPVENNSYFYPAVEGALIVSDLDFLKDNETINHFKLRGSWAQVGKDASPLQIDPQLEKTNLTGGGFKYGYTGPNPELKPEITTANEIGIDLGLFKNRVKTSFTYFTTENSDQIVRGFRLSYATGFVLNTLNVGTFKTKGWEANIDVDIIRNNDFTWNFGINGSQGTSEVVSLPENVTEYYNAYTWTSGNIRNGIMQGESISTITGRAYERNDNGDILISPTTGLPITASEWSIIGDREPKLRFGMSTSFKYKNFRLSSLFAGRLGATVVNGTKRDMMYRGNSWESVDLRESGPQIFNGVIQDGNENSANPTQNTIAVDYSMYGSSIFTGGDEDWLEKDVNYLRMQELRFSYRLDEDLLNKSKLFSQVNLYFVANDLFTWTNYSGIDAVGNSVSAAAGGTGGEGIDIWSIPNPRSYSVGISLTLN comes from the coding sequence GTGAAAGGTACTGTTGTTGATAAAATTGATACGCCTTTACCAGGTGTAACTATTGTAATTAAAGGAAGTAATAAAGGAACGTCTACTGATTTTAATGGAAATTATAACATATCAGTTGCAAAAGGTAAAACACTAGTTTTCTCTTCTATTGGTTTTCAAAAAAAAGAAGTTATTGTAAATAGCACAACTGCCAAGATCGTTTTAGAAGAAGACACTTCTGTTCTTGGTGAAGTTGTTATCACTGCAGAATTCGGTTTAAAACGTGTAAAGCGTAGTATCGGTTCTTCAGTACAGCATATTGAAGGAAAAACTATTGAAGATTCTGGTAGAGAAAATTTTATTACCGCATTAGCAGGTCGAGTTGCTGGTCTTAATGTAGGGTCTACAAGTGGAAATCCTGGTGCCTCTACCAATGTGGTTCTTAGAAACATTACCTCTATATCGGGTAATAATCAACCGCTTTATGTTGTGGATGGTATTCCTATGAACAATTCTACTTTTGATCCGAGCGGAATGGCTGGTGGAGAATTTTCTGTACGTGACATGGACTTTTCTTCTAGAGGTAACGATTTTAACCCTGATGATGTTGAATCTATAACAATTTTAAAAGGAGCTGGTGCTGCGGCATTATACGGTTCAGATGCATCTAACGGAGCAATTATTATTACCACTAAAAAAGGTACTTCTGGTAAAGGAACTGTTCGATTTAGTAATTTTCTAAAATTTAGTAATGCTTATGGTTATCCAGAAATGCAAGACAAATATTCTAACGGAGCTAAAGGGACAACAAACTACTATTACACAAGTAAATTTGGAGGGTTGTATCCAGAAGATACAAAAATCTATGATAATCTTGATGCAATACTTCAAACAGGCGTTCAACAACGATACAATGTTTCTGTAGATGGAGGATCTGATAAAGCAACTATTCGTGGTAGTTTTTCTCAATTAAACGAAACTGGTGTTGTAAAAACTACTAAATACAAAAGAACTAATTTAAGTTTATCTGGTAAAGCAGAAGTTACAGATTGGTTAACTTTTGAAGGAGCTTTGCAATATACTAATACTGAAAACAACAAGGTTAGAACAGGTACTTCAGGTCCGTTATATCGTGCTATGTTATGGCCTAGAGTAGATGATATGAGCAATTATCTTGCTGAAGACGGTAGCCATATGAGAACACCTGATTATTACCTTGATGTAGATTTATTAAATCCTCTTTTTGGAATGAATAATAATAAGTATTATGATGAATCAGATAGATTTATCAGTAATATTTCTTTGAATATGACGCCAATGAAAAACACTTTTGTTAGGGCACAAGTTGGATGGGATGTAGGTATGCAAACCTATGTAACATCTACACATCCTTATTATGCGTATGATAATGCTGGTGAAGGTAGTTATAACATAACTCAGTCAAATTTTTCTGATCCAACCATTAATATACTTGGTGGTTATAGTAATACATATTTTGACGACAAATTTTCATTTTCAGGTCAATTAGGATATCACCAAGTAGAGAATGGAGTAACAAGAACTAGTAGTTATGGTAGTAATTTTATTGCAACAGATTTTCAATCTATCAACAACACAGACCCTTTAACACAAACATCTAGCCAAAGAAATACCAAAAGACGAGTACAAGGAATTTCTGGTTCGTTTGAATTTGGATATAATAATTTAGCTTTTATAACATTAAGAGCTAGAAATGACTGGTCATCTACATTGCCTGTAGAAAACAACAGTTATTTCTATCCTGCTGTAGAAGGAGCTTTAATTGTATCTGATTTAGATTTCTTAAAGGATAATGAAACTATAAATCATTTTAAGCTACGTGGTTCATGGGCTCAAGTTGGTAAAGATGCAAGTCCTTTACAAATAGACCCACAATTAGAAAAAACTAATTTAACAGGTGGGGGGTTCAAATATGGTTATACAGGTCCTAACCCAGAACTTAAACCAGAAATTACAACTGCAAATGAAATTGGTATAGACTTAGGTTTGTTTAAAAATAGAGTAAAAACAAGTTTTACCTATTTTACAACGGAAAATTCAGATCAGATAGTAAGAGGTTTTAGATTAAGTTATGCAACAGGATTTGTATTAAACACATTAAATGTAGGTACATTTAAAACAAAAGGATGGGAAGCAAATATTGATGTTGATATTATAAGAAATAATGACTTTACTTGGAATTTTGGTATCAATGGATCTCAAGGAACTTCAGAAGTTGTTTCTCTGCCAGAAAATGTAACGGAATACTATAATGCCTATACTTGGACTTCTGGAAACATACGAAATGGTATTATGCAAGGTGAATCAATTTCAACTATAACAGGTAGAGCATACGAACGTAATGATAATGGTGATATCTTAATTAGTCCAACTACAGGATTACCTATCACCGCTAGTGAATGGTCTATTATTGGAGACAGAGAACCAAAATTACGTTTTGGAATGAGTACTAGTTTTAAATATAAAAACTTTAGATTATCTAGTTTATTTGCTGGACGCCTAGGAGCTACTGTTGTAAATGGAACAAAACGAGATATGATGTATAGAGGGAATAGTTGGGAATCAGTAGATTTAAGAGAAAGTGGTCCACAAATATTTAATGGTGTTATTCAAGATGGTAATGAGAATTCAGCTAACCCAACTCAAAATACAATAGCAGTAGATTATAGTATGTATGGTTCTTCTATATTTACAGGAGGAGACGAAGATTGGCTAGAAAAAGATGTAAACTATTTACGTATGCAAGAATTACGTTTTTCTTACCGTCTAGATGAAGATTTACTTAATAAATCTAAACTTTTTTCTCAAGTAAACCTATATTTTGTAGCAAACGACTTATTTACTTGGACAAATTATTCTGGTATTGATGCTGTGGGGAACTCAGTTTCAGCAGCTGCAGGAGGTACGGGTGGTGAAGGTATTGATATTTGGTCTATTCCAAATCCACGCAGCTATTCAGTAGGAATCAGTTTAACCTTAAATTAA
- a CDS encoding BCCT family transporter — MSNSFRTKTTLDKGVTIPSLIFIISICLISAIFPEFTETLLNKVKNFIFVNFNWVYVWCVTIFVIFLVYLMFSKYGNIKLGSNDSKPDYSFFSWVSMLFSAGMGIGLMYFSVAEPMQHYSNEVLMGNSTISPAKNAQLYTFFHWGIHAWAIYGTVGLSLSYFAYRYKLPLSLRSCLYPILKDKVKGKWGNAIDVFALCSTFFGITTTLGFGVVQINSGLETLNIVPESSFIYQIIIVGVLVSISIFSAVTGVDKGVKILSNINIISVVILLLFVLFLGPTVYIISSFTEGMGSYIHNFFKLTFNTHIYEEETLPWFYDWTILYWAWWISWSPYVGLFIAKISKGRTIREFISAVLIIPTLFNFIWMSVFGNSAIWFDINVANGLLSELSSNPDALMFNFLEYLPFTKVISLLAISIILIFFVTSADSGMFVMNSISSKNSQNSPKWQTAGWGILLAILALFLLNAGGLEALQSMTLITALPFSIIILLFVVSLVKALAIDNDYYKRDFQVTPWSGLFWKERLKQIISYDDQKSVDEFIENTVKPAFKELHQEFVNNGIEATVHFSEKPKSVEIEIKYDVVNNFVYGVKNQSKLVSQYLIDEDNLGGFEEDCSYLPITYFGDYRKGYDVRLFTKDELISDVLKHYERLLAIISEEKNEMFISSNANKK, encoded by the coding sequence ATGAGTAATTCTTTTAGAACCAAAACCACTTTAGATAAAGGCGTAACTATACCTAGTCTAATTTTTATAATCTCCATTTGTCTAATTTCTGCTATTTTTCCTGAATTTACAGAAACCCTCCTGAATAAGGTTAAAAACTTCATATTTGTTAACTTTAATTGGGTATACGTTTGGTGTGTTACAATATTTGTTATTTTCTTGGTTTATTTAATGTTTAGTAAGTACGGAAATATTAAGCTAGGAAGTAACGATAGCAAGCCAGACTATTCTTTCTTTTCATGGGTTTCAATGCTATTTTCCGCTGGTATGGGAATTGGGTTGATGTATTTTAGTGTAGCAGAACCTATGCAACATTACTCCAATGAAGTATTAATGGGCAACAGTACCATTAGTCCTGCAAAAAATGCTCAATTATATACTTTTTTCCATTGGGGAATTCATGCTTGGGCTATTTATGGTACTGTAGGACTATCATTATCCTACTTTGCATACCGATACAAACTTCCACTTTCATTACGAAGCTGTTTATACCCAATACTAAAAGATAAGGTTAAAGGAAAATGGGGAAACGCAATTGATGTATTCGCTCTTTGCAGTACCTTTTTTGGAATAACAACCACACTTGGTTTTGGTGTTGTTCAAATCAATTCTGGATTAGAAACCCTAAATATAGTACCCGAGAGTAGTTTTATCTATCAAATTATAATAGTAGGTGTATTGGTTTCTATTTCCATTTTTTCTGCTGTAACCGGCGTAGATAAAGGTGTTAAAATACTAAGTAATATTAATATTATTAGTGTTGTTATTTTATTATTATTTGTTTTATTTCTTGGACCAACTGTTTATATAATAAGCAGTTTTACCGAAGGAATGGGAAGTTACATTCATAACTTTTTTAAACTAACATTTAATACACATATTTATGAAGAAGAAACACTGCCTTGGTTTTACGATTGGACCATACTTTACTGGGCGTGGTGGATTTCTTGGTCTCCTTATGTTGGACTTTTTATTGCTAAAATATCAAAAGGAAGAACTATACGAGAATTTATTTCGGCAGTATTAATCATACCAACATTATTCAATTTTATTTGGATGTCTGTATTCGGAAATAGCGCTATTTGGTTTGATATTAATGTCGCAAATGGACTACTTAGTGAATTATCTAGTAATCCTGATGCCTTGATGTTTAATTTTTTAGAATACCTACCATTCACTAAAGTAATTAGTTTATTAGCTATTTCTATCATTCTTATTTTCTTTGTAACATCTGCAGACTCAGGTATGTTTGTAATGAATAGTATCTCTAGTAAGAACTCACAAAATTCTCCTAAATGGCAAACTGCAGGATGGGGAATTCTACTTGCTATTCTAGCCCTATTTTTATTAAACGCTGGAGGGCTTGAAGCCTTACAAAGCATGACACTTATTACAGCACTACCGTTTTCTATAATTATTCTTTTATTTGTTGTGAGTCTTGTAAAAGCACTCGCTATAGATAATGATTATTACAAACGTGATTTTCAAGTAACCCCTTGGTCTGGTTTATTTTGGAAAGAACGTTTAAAACAAATTATTTCATACGATGACCAAAAATCTGTTGATGAATTTATTGAAAACACGGTTAAACCTGCCTTTAAAGAACTACACCAAGAATTTGTAAATAATGGAATTGAAGCAACTGTTCATTTTTCCGAAAAACCCAAAAGCGTAGAAATTGAAATTAAGTATGATGTCGTTAATAATTTTGTATATGGCGTAAAAAATCAATCAAAATTAGTTTCTCAATACTTAATTGATGAAGACAACCTTGGAGGATTTGAAGAAGATTGTTCGTACCTTCCTATAACTTATTTTGGTGATTACAGAAAAGGATATGACGTACGTCTTTTTACTAAAGATGAACTAATTTCTGATGTCCTCAAACATTACGAAAGGCTTTTAGCTATTATTTCCGAAGAAAAAAACGAAATGTTTATTAGTAGTAATGCAAATAAAAAATAA
- the porQ gene encoding type IX secretion system protein PorQ gives MIKLFFISILFFSISLTAQVGGGEVYQFLNISTSARQVALGGEVLTLLDDVNQPIWNPSVISVEIDNKLSANYTSYLAGINIGSLAFAKTISRRFGTIHGSIKYIDYGSLIGADEEGNETGNFNASDIAVSAGYALNIPRSNFFIGANIRFINSNIDSYSSVGVSADLAILYNSPYKPYTFTLVARNIGTQIQTYNGVKEKMPFKVALGGSYKLEHVPLKWYATIDNLQKWDISVANPSDQTTDLEGNITNEDVGFLGNTFRHFVIGGELFPESLINLRLGYNFRRAAELKLQNARTFSGFSYGFGIQMNRLKFNYAYSKFHSAANASTFSLLIDLDSRR, from the coding sequence ATGATAAAATTATTTTTTATTTCTATTTTATTTTTTTCTATCTCCTTAACTGCTCAAGTTGGAGGAGGAGAAGTGTATCAGTTTTTAAATATTTCTACTTCTGCGAGACAAGTAGCTTTAGGTGGTGAGGTTTTAACGCTTTTAGATGATGTAAACCAGCCAATTTGGAATCCTTCTGTGATAAGTGTTGAAATTGATAATAAATTATCTGCAAATTACACGAGTTACTTAGCCGGTATAAACATTGGTTCTTTAGCATTTGCAAAAACGATTTCTAGAAGGTTTGGAACGATACATGGAAGTATTAAATATATAGATTATGGTTCTTTAATAGGAGCTGATGAGGAAGGAAATGAAACAGGTAATTTTAATGCAAGTGATATTGCCGTTTCAGCTGGGTATGCTCTAAATATACCAAGATCAAATTTTTTTATTGGAGCCAACATAAGGTTTATCAACTCTAATATTGATAGTTATAGCTCTGTTGGTGTTTCTGCAGATTTAGCAATTTTATATAATAGCCCTTATAAACCATATACATTTACTTTAGTTGCCAGAAATATTGGTACTCAAATACAAACATATAATGGTGTAAAAGAAAAAATGCCCTTTAAAGTAGCTTTAGGAGGTTCTTATAAATTAGAACACGTACCTTTAAAATGGTATGCGACTATAGATAATTTACAAAAATGGGATATCTCTGTAGCTAATCCGTCTGATCAAACAACCGATTTAGAAGGTAATATTACTAATGAAGACGTAGGTTTTTTAGGAAATACTTTTAGACATTTTGTTATAGGTGGTGAATTGTTTCCAGAGAGTTTGATTAATCTAAGATTGGGTTATAATTTTAGAAGAGCAGCTGAATTAAAATTACAAAACGCTAGAACTTTTAGTGGTTTCTCTTATGGATTTGGAATTCAAATGAACAGATTAAAGTTCAATTATGCGTATTCTAAATTTCATTCTGCAGCAAATGCAAGTACTTTTAGTTTATTAATAGATTTAGATAGTAGAAGGTAA
- the cmk gene encoding (d)CMP kinase, with protein sequence MNKKIIIAIDGFSSTGKSTIAKLVAKKYNYIYVDTGAMYRAVTLFAMNNNFVSKTHLDEKGLILNLKHISLTFKFNEDLGFAEMFLNANNVEKEIRTLAVSQLVSKVAAISEVRKKLVAEQQLMGKNSGIVMDGRDIGTVVFPDAELKLFMTASADKRANRRYKELIDRGDKVDFKDILFNVEERDRIDSTRKDSPLMKAKDAIEFDNSDMGINEQFDRICSIVDRRIED encoded by the coding sequence ATGAATAAAAAAATTATAATAGCTATTGATGGTTTTTCATCAACAGGAAAAAGTACCATTGCTAAATTAGTAGCAAAAAAGTACAATTATATTTATGTAGATACAGGTGCAATGTATAGAGCAGTTACCTTATTTGCTATGAACAATAATTTTGTGAGTAAAACTCATTTAGATGAGAAAGGACTTATTTTAAATTTAAAACATATTTCTCTTACATTTAAATTCAATGAAGATTTAGGTTTTGCTGAAATGTTTTTAAACGCTAATAATGTAGAAAAAGAGATTAGAACTTTAGCAGTCTCTCAATTAGTTAGTAAAGTTGCAGCGATTTCTGAAGTAAGAAAAAAGTTAGTAGCAGAACAGCAACTAATGGGAAAAAACAGCGGTATTGTTATGGACGGTAGAGATATTGGTACAGTTGTTTTTCCGGATGCCGAATTAAAGTTATTTATGACCGCTTCTGCAGATAAGAGAGCTAATAGACGCTATAAAGAATTGATTGATAGAGGTGATAAAGTAGATTTTAAAGACATACTTTTTAATGTAGAAGAAAGAGATAGAATAGATTCTACCAGAAAAGATTCTCCTTTAATGAAAGCAAAAGACGCTATTGAGTTTGATAATTCTGATATGGGAATTAACGAACAGTTTGATCGTATTTGTTCTATAGTAGATAGAAGAATCGAGGATTAG
- a CDS encoding 7-carboxy-7-deazaguanine synthase QueE: protein MDKNTKDLVDKGIMLPLMEEFYTIQGEGAHTGTAAYFIRVGGCDVGCHWCDVKESWNAELHPPTLADTIVDNVKKYANTVVITGGEPLMWSMDYITENLQKNNIRTHIETSGAYSFSGKWNWFCLSPKKTKMPLAECYPEADELKMIIHNKSDFDFAEQEAAKVGAKCQLYLQPEWSKKEKMTAEIVDYVMKNPKWKISLQTHKYLNIP from the coding sequence ATGGATAAAAATACAAAAGATTTAGTAGATAAAGGAATAATGCTTCCGTTAATGGAAGAGTTCTATACCATACAAGGAGAAGGTGCTCATACAGGTACTGCCGCTTATTTTATTAGAGTTGGTGGTTGCGATGTGGGTTGCCATTGGTGTGATGTTAAAGAAAGTTGGAACGCAGAATTGCACCCACCTACTTTAGCAGATACTATTGTAGACAACGTTAAAAAATATGCGAATACCGTTGTTATAACTGGTGGTGAGCCTTTAATGTGGTCTATGGATTATATTACAGAAAACCTTCAGAAAAACAATATTAGAACGCATATAGAAACTTCTGGAGCGTATTCTTTTTCGGGAAAATGGAATTGGTTTTGCCTTTCGCCTAAGAAAACAAAAATGCCTTTAGCCGAATGTTATCCTGAAGCAGATGAATTAAAAATGATTATTCATAACAAATCTGATTTTGATTTTGCTGAGCAAGAAGCCGCTAAGGTTGGTGCTAAATGTCAACTTTATTTACAGCCAGAATGGAGTAAAAAAGAAAAGATGACTGCAGAAATTGTAGATTATGTTATGAAAAATCCAAAGTGGAAAATTTCTTTACAAACACATAAATACCTGAATATTCCATAA
- the rpsA gene encoding 30S ribosomal protein S1 has protein sequence MSEETKNTEEQVAATEVQATATPAVDPTQFLADFNWHKYEQGIEAVDEEKLQAFEKALEGTVGFVNERDVIEGTVIRITDRDAIIDINSKSEGVISLNEFRYNQGLKEGDTVEVLVDKREDSSGQLVLSHKKARVIKAWERVNNAHETGEVVNGFVKCRTRGGMIVDVFGIEAFLPGSQIDVKPIRDYDQYVEKTMEFKVVKINHEFKNVVVSHKALIEADIELQKKEIIGQLEKGQVLEGIVKNITSYGVFVDLGGVDGLVHITDLSWSRINHPNEVVELDQKLNVVILDFDDNKSRIQLGLKQLSAHPWEALNNELKVGDKVNGEVVVLADYGAFVEVEQGVEGLIHVSEMSWSTHLRSAQDFVKVGDKVEAQILTLDREDRKMSLGIKQLHPDPWTDITTKYPVGSTHTGTVRNYTNFGVFVELEEGIDGLVYISDLSWTKKVKHPSDFVTVGDKLEVQVLELDVENRKLNLGHKQTQDNPWDAHEATYAIGSKHEGTIKEKNDKGAVVIFADGVEGFAPTRFLEKEDGSKLEKGDKIEFVVLEFSKEYRRVVVSHTSLFKEQEKRNVKVAVKKAAEAEKTTLGDIGGLAALKKKMEEGK, from the coding sequence ATGTCTGAAGAAACAAAAAACACTGAAGAGCAGGTAGCTGCTACTGAAGTACAAGCAACAGCAACTCCAGCTGTAGATCCAACACAATTTTTAGCTGATTTTAACTGGCACAAATACGAACAAGGTATTGAAGCTGTTGATGAAGAAAAATTACAAGCATTTGAAAAAGCGTTAGAAGGAACTGTAGGTTTTGTAAACGAGCGTGACGTAATTGAAGGAACTGTAATCAGAATTACTGATAGAGATGCAATCATCGATATCAACTCTAAATCTGAAGGAGTTATTTCTTTAAACGAATTTCGTTACAACCAAGGTTTAAAAGAAGGAGATACTGTAGAAGTATTAGTTGACAAAAGAGAAGATTCTTCTGGTCAATTAGTATTATCTCACAAAAAAGCAAGAGTAATTAAAGCATGGGAACGTGTTAACAATGCTCATGAAACTGGTGAAGTAGTTAACGGTTTCGTTAAATGTAGAACTAGAGGTGGTATGATTGTAGATGTTTTCGGAATCGAAGCATTCTTACCAGGATCTCAAATTGACGTTAAGCCAATTAGAGATTACGATCAGTATGTTGAGAAAACAATGGAATTTAAAGTTGTTAAAATCAACCACGAATTTAAAAACGTTGTTGTATCTCATAAAGCTCTTATTGAAGCTGATATTGAATTACAGAAAAAAGAAATTATTGGTCAATTAGAAAAAGGACAAGTATTAGAAGGTATTGTTAAAAATATTACTTCTTATGGTGTCTTTGTTGATTTAGGTGGTGTAGACGGATTAGTACATATTACTGATTTATCTTGGTCTAGAATCAATCATCCAAATGAGGTTGTTGAATTAGATCAAAAATTAAACGTTGTAATTTTAGACTTTGATGATAACAAATCTAGAATTCAATTAGGATTAAAACAATTATCTGCTCATCCTTGGGAAGCTTTAAACAACGAATTAAAAGTTGGTGATAAAGTAAATGGTGAAGTTGTTGTTTTAGCTGATTATGGTGCGTTTGTAGAAGTAGAACAAGGAGTAGAAGGGTTAATTCACGTTTCTGAAATGTCTTGGTCAACTCACTTACGTTCTGCACAAGATTTCGTAAAAGTTGGAGATAAAGTTGAAGCTCAAATTTTAACTTTAGACCGTGAAGACCGTAAAATGTCTTTAGGTATCAAACAATTACATCCAGATCCTTGGACAGATATTACTACTAAATATCCTGTAGGTTCTACACACACTGGTACAGTTCGTAACTATACTAACTTTGGTGTATTCGTTGAACTAGAAGAAGGTATTGATGGTTTAGTTTATATCTCAGACTTATCTTGGACTAAGAAAGTGAAGCATCCTTCAGATTTTGTAACTGTTGGTGATAAACTAGAAGTACAAGTATTAGAATTAGATGTAGAGAACAGAAAGTTAAACTTAGGTCATAAGCAAACACAAGATAACCCTTGGGATGCACATGAAGCTACGTATGCAATCGGTTCTAAACATGAAGGAACAATCAAAGAAAAGAATGATAAAGGAGCAGTTGTAATTTTCGCTGATGGCGTAGAAGGATTTGCACCTACAAGATTCTTAGAAAAAGAAGATGGTTCTAAATTAGAAAAAGGAGACAAAATCGAATTTGTAGTTTTAGAATTCTCTAAAGAATACAGAAGAGTTGTTGTTTCTCATACATCTTTATTTAAAGAGCAAGAGAAAAGAAATGTGAAAGTTGCCGTTAAGAAAGCAGCAGAAGCAGAAAAAACTACCTTAGGAGATATTGGTGGTCTTGCAGCATTAAAGAAAAAAATGGAAGAAGGTAAATAA
- the glmM gene encoding phosphoglucosamine mutase, with protein sequence MTLIKSISGIRGTIGGKTADNLTPIDAVKFASAYGAFIKARNADKKKIKVVVGRDARISGKMISSLVANTLVGLGIDVIDLGLSTTPTVEVAVPLEKADGGIILTASHNPKQWNALKLLNEKGEFLNGEEGEQILALAESEDFSFAEVDDLGSYKKNKKYLKKHIKEVLNLDLVDVKAIKKAKFKVVVDGVNSTGGIFIPALLKKLGVKCVELYCTPNGEFPHNPEPLKEHLTDISELVVKEKADFGIVVDPDVDRLALISEDGSMFGEEYTLVACADYVLGKLGGGNTVSNLSSSRALRDVTEKHGGTYTASAVGEVNVVIKMKETNTVIGGEGNGGIIYPASHYGRDSLVGVALFLSHLANKKISCKELRDSYPSYFMSKNKIQLTPEIDVDKILETMASTYSNEDVNTIDGVKIDFADEWIHLRKSNTEPIIRIYTEAKSQQAADDLAVRFINEIKAIIA encoded by the coding sequence ATGACATTAATAAAATCAATTTCAGGAATTAGAGGAACCATTGGCGGAAAAACGGCTGATAATTTAACCCCAATAGACGCTGTAAAGTTTGCCTCTGCATACGGAGCTTTTATTAAAGCAAGAAATGCAGATAAGAAAAAAATTAAAGTAGTAGTTGGTAGAGATGCTCGTATTTCTGGTAAAATGATTTCTAGTTTAGTTGCTAATACTCTAGTTGGTTTAGGAATAGATGTAATCGATTTAGGTTTATCTACAACACCAACTGTAGAAGTTGCTGTACCTTTAGAGAAAGCAGATGGAGGAATCATCTTAACCGCTTCTCACAACCCAAAGCAATGGAATGCTTTAAAACTTTTAAATGAAAAAGGAGAATTTTTAAATGGAGAAGAAGGAGAGCAGATTTTAGCTTTAGCAGAAAGTGAAGACTTTTCATTTGCAGAAGTAGATGATTTAGGTTCTTATAAAAAGAATAAAAAATACTTAAAAAAGCATATTAAAGAAGTTTTAAATCTTGACTTAGTAGATGTAAAAGCCATTAAAAAAGCAAAATTTAAAGTAGTTGTAGATGGAGTAAATTCTACAGGAGGAATTTTTATTCCTGCTTTATTAAAAAAATTAGGTGTTAAATGTGTAGAGTTATATTGTACACCAAATGGTGAGTTTCCTCACAATCCAGAACCTTTAAAAGAACACTTAACAGATATTTCTGAATTGGTGGTTAAAGAAAAAGCAGATTTCGGAATTGTAGTAGATCCAGATGTAGATCGTTTGGCTTTAATTTCTGAAGACGGTTCTATGTTTGGCGAAGAGTATACATTAGTTGCTTGTGCAGATTACGTTTTAGGAAAATTAGGTGGCGGAAACACCGTTTCTAACTTATCTTCTTCTAGAGCATTAAGAGATGTAACAGAAAAGCATGGTGGAACGTATACAGCTTCAGCAGTTGGAGAAGTAAATGTGGTTATCAAAATGAAAGAAACCAATACAGTAATTGGTGGAGAAGGAAACGGAGGAATTATTTACCCTGCTTCTCATTATGGTAGAGATTCTCTAGTTGGTGTCGCTTTGTTTTTATCTCATTTAGCAAATAAAAAAATATCTTGTAAAGAATTAAGAGATTCGTATCCAAGTTATTTTATGAGTAAAAATAAAATTCAGTTAACACCAGAAATAGATGTTGACAAAATTTTAGAAACCATGGCGTCTACCTATTCTAACGAAGATGTAAATACTATAGATGGTGTAAAAATTGATTTTGCAGACGAGTGGATTCACTTAAGAAAATCGAATACAGAGCCAATTATTAGAATCTATACAGAAGCAAAATCACAGCAAGCTGCAGATGATTTAGCCGTAAGATTTATCAATGAAATTAAAGCAATAATAGCATAG